One genomic region from Pseudomonas sp. R5-89-07 encodes:
- the tssH gene encoding type VI secretion system ATPase TssH produces the protein MGEISRAALFGKLNSVAYKAIEAATVFCKLRGNPYVELAHWFHQLLQLQDSDLHRIIRQFNVEPARLARDLTEALDRLPRGSTSITDLSSHVEEAVERGWVYGSLMFGESQVRTGYLVLGILKTPSLRHALLGLSSEFDKIKPEALSERFDEYVGDSPENALSASDGFNAGVPGEASGAMAPSAMGKQEALKRFTVDLTEQARSGKLDPIVGRDEEIRQLVDILMRRRQNNPILTGEAGVGKTAVVEGFALRIVAGDVPPALKDVELRSLDVGLLQAGASMKGEFEQRLRQVIEDVQASPKPIILFIDEAHTLVGAGGAAGTGDAANLLKPALARGTLRTVAATTWAEYKKHIEKDPALTRRFQVVQVAEPSEDKALLMMRGVASTMEKHHQVQVLDEALEASVKLSHRYIPARQLPDKSVSLLDTACARVAISLHAVPAEVDDSRRRIEALETELQIIAREHAIGIAIGARQTNSEALLSAERERLATLESRWAEEKTLVDELLATRATLREKVGEVDSGNDQLRAQLVDLQQRLSALQGETPLILPTVDYQAVASVVADWTGIPVGRMARNELETVLNLDQHLKKRIIGQDHALQMIAKRIQTSRAGLDNPSKPIGVFMLAGTSGVGKTETALALAEAMYGGEQNVITINMSEFQEAHTVSTLKGAPPGYIGYGEGGVLTEAVRRKPYSVVLLDEVEKAHPDVHEIFFQVFDKGVMEDGEGRVIDFKNTLILLTTNAGTELISQVCKDPANIPEPEEIAKALRQPLLEIFPPALLGRLVTIPYYPLSDEMLKAITRLQLGRIKKRVENTHKVAFDYDDAVVDLIVSRCTETESGGRMIDTILTNSLLPDMSREFLTRMLEGKALAGVRISSRDNELHYDFSD, from the coding sequence ATGGGTGAAATCAGTCGCGCCGCACTGTTCGGCAAACTCAACAGCGTGGCCTACAAGGCCATAGAAGCCGCCACCGTGTTCTGCAAACTGCGGGGCAACCCGTATGTGGAACTGGCCCACTGGTTTCACCAGTTGCTGCAACTGCAGGACTCGGACCTGCACCGCATCATCCGCCAGTTCAACGTCGAACCGGCGCGCCTGGCGCGTGACCTCACCGAAGCCCTGGACCGCCTGCCGCGCGGCTCGACCTCGATCACCGACCTGTCATCCCATGTGGAAGAAGCGGTGGAGCGCGGTTGGGTGTACGGCAGCTTGATGTTCGGCGAAAGCCAGGTGCGCACCGGTTACCTGGTGCTGGGCATCCTCAAAACGCCGAGCCTGCGCCACGCGTTACTGGGCTTGTCGTCCGAGTTCGACAAGATCAAGCCCGAGGCCCTGAGCGAGCGCTTTGATGAATACGTGGGCGACTCGCCCGAGAACGCCCTCAGCGCCAGCGATGGGTTCAATGCCGGGGTGCCCGGCGAAGCCAGCGGCGCCATGGCCCCCAGCGCAATGGGCAAGCAGGAAGCGCTCAAGCGGTTTACCGTCGACCTGACCGAACAGGCGCGCAGCGGCAAGCTCGACCCTATCGTGGGCCGTGATGAAGAGATTCGCCAACTGGTGGATATCCTCATGCGTCGTCGCCAGAACAACCCGATCCTCACCGGCGAAGCCGGGGTGGGCAAGACGGCCGTGGTCGAGGGCTTTGCCCTGCGCATCGTCGCCGGCGATGTACCGCCTGCGCTCAAGGACGTTGAGCTGCGCAGCCTCGACGTGGGCCTGCTGCAAGCCGGCGCGAGCATGAAGGGCGAGTTCGAACAGCGCCTGCGCCAGGTCATCGAAGACGTGCAGGCCTCGCCCAAGCCGATCATCCTGTTTATCGACGAAGCTCACACCCTGGTCGGTGCCGGCGGCGCGGCCGGCACGGGCGACGCGGCCAACCTGCTCAAGCCTGCCCTGGCCCGTGGCACCTTGCGTACCGTGGCCGCGACGACCTGGGCCGAGTACAAGAAGCACATCGAAAAAGACCCGGCCCTGACCCGCCGCTTCCAGGTGGTGCAAGTCGCCGAGCCGTCGGAAGACAAGGCGCTGCTGATGATGCGCGGCGTGGCCTCGACCATGGAGAAACACCACCAGGTGCAGGTGCTCGATGAAGCGCTGGAAGCTTCGGTGAAGCTGTCCCACCGCTACATTCCGGCGCGTCAGTTGCCGGACAAATCCGTGAGCCTGCTGGACACCGCCTGCGCCCGCGTCGCGATCAGCCTGCACGCCGTGCCGGCCGAAGTCGACGACAGCCGCCGCCGTATCGAAGCGCTGGAAACCGAGCTGCAGATCATCGCCCGTGAACATGCGATTGGCATTGCCATTGGTGCGCGTCAAACCAACAGCGAAGCCTTGTTGAGCGCCGAGCGTGAGCGCCTGGCCACCTTGGAAAGCCGTTGGGCCGAGGAGAAAACGCTGGTGGATGAGTTGCTCGCCACCCGCGCGACGCTGCGTGAAAAGGTCGGCGAAGTCGACAGCGGCAACGATCAATTGCGCGCCCAGCTGGTGGACCTGCAACAACGCCTCAGCGCCCTGCAAGGCGAGACCCCGTTGATCCTGCCTACCGTGGATTACCAGGCCGTGGCGTCGGTCGTCGCGGACTGGACCGGTATCCCGGTGGGCCGCATGGCGCGCAACGAACTGGAAACGGTGCTCAACCTCGACCAGCACTTGAAAAAACGCATCATCGGCCAGGACCATGCCCTGCAGATGATCGCCAAGCGCATCCAGACTTCGCGCGCCGGCCTCGACAACCCGAGCAAGCCGATTGGCGTATTCATGCTCGCCGGCACCTCGGGTGTGGGCAAGACCGAGACTGCCCTGGCCCTGGCCGAAGCCATGTATGGCGGCGAGCAGAACGTGATCACCATCAACATGAGCGAATTCCAGGAAGCCCACACCGTGTCGACCCTCAAGGGCGCACCACCGGGCTATATCGGTTATGGCGAAGGCGGCGTGCTGACAGAAGCGGTGCGGCGCAAGCCCTACAGCGTGGTACTGCTGGACGAGGTGGAAAAAGCCCACCCGGACGTGCATGAAATATTCTTCCAGGTATTCGACAAAGGCGTCATGGAAGATGGCGAAGGCCGCGTGATCGACTTCAAGAACACGCTGATCCTGCTGACCACCAATGCCGGCACCGAGCTGATTTCCCAGGTGTGCAAGGACCCGGCGAACATCCCCGAGCCGGAGGAAATTGCCAAGGCCCTGCGCCAGCCACTGCTGGAAATCTTCCCACCCGCGCTGCTCGGCCGTCTGGTGACGATCCCGTACTACCCGCTGAGCGACGAGATGCTCAAGGCAATCACCCGCCTGCAGCTGGGCCGCATCAAGAAGCGCGTGGAGAATACCCACAAGGTTGCCTTCGACTACGACGACGCGGTGGTCGATCTGATCGTCTCGCGTTGCACCGAGACCGAAAGCGGCGGGCGCATGATCGACACCATCCTCACCAACAGCCTGCTGCCGGACATGAGCCGTGAATTCCTCACGCGCATGCTCGAAGGCAAGGCGCTGGCGGGGGTGCGCATCAGCAGCCGGGATAACGAATTGCACTACGACTTCAGCGATTAA
- a CDS encoding type VI secretion system Vgr family protein yields the protein MLFNQASRLAKITSPLGPDVLLLNEMGGGEELGRLFNYELQLTSLDANIDLNQLLGKPMSVGLQLADGGERHFHGIVARCSQNIDQGQFASYQVTLRPWLWLLSRTSDCRIFQNLSIPQIIKQVFRDLGFSDFEDALSRPYREWEYCVQYRETSFDFVSRLMEQEGIYYFFRHEQDRHVLVLADAYGAHTTVPGYGSIPYYPKDEQQRERDHMHNWHLAQEVQPGSLELNDYDFQRPSASIDVRSAMPRPHTAGDYPLYDYPGTYVQSADGEHYARTRIEALQTLHEQIEFAGNARGLGSGHLFSLTGFSRQDQNREYLIVGCRYYIVQESLESGGGAGGAQFESSLTCIDAQQSFRPLASTHRPIVKGPQTALVVGPKGEEIWTDQYGRVKVHFYWDRHDQSNENSSCWIRVSQSWAGKNWGSMQIPRIGQEVIVSFLEGDPDRPIITGRVYNAEQTVPYDLPENATQSGMKSRSSKGGTPANFNEIRMEDKKGLEQLYIHAERNQDIVVEVDESHSVGHDRNKSIGHNETVTIGNNRLRIVKQEDILSVGQRKTDSISQSYVIEVGENLRLVCGKSILELNASGQINLTGVQISIYASGDAEFNTGGVLHLNNGGGAGATPDGQGVKASIDANIKAAFPTPKSS from the coding sequence ATGCTATTCAACCAAGCCTCACGCCTGGCCAAGATCACCAGCCCCCTCGGGCCGGATGTGCTGTTGCTCAATGAAATGGGCGGCGGTGAAGAGCTGGGCAGGCTGTTCAACTATGAGCTGCAACTGACGTCCCTGGACGCCAACATCGACCTCAACCAACTGCTGGGCAAGCCGATGAGCGTGGGCCTGCAACTGGCGGACGGTGGCGAGCGGCACTTCCATGGCATCGTCGCGCGCTGCAGCCAGAACATCGACCAGGGCCAGTTCGCCAGTTACCAAGTGACGCTGCGCCCCTGGCTGTGGCTGCTCAGCCGCACCTCCGATTGCCGGATTTTCCAGAACCTGAGCATCCCGCAGATCATCAAGCAGGTGTTTCGCGACCTGGGTTTTTCCGACTTCGAAGACGCCCTGAGCCGGCCGTATCGCGAGTGGGAATACTGCGTGCAGTACCGCGAGACCAGCTTCGATTTCGTCAGCCGCTTGATGGAACAGGAAGGCATCTACTACTTCTTCCGTCACGAGCAGGACCGCCATGTGCTGGTGCTGGCCGACGCTTATGGCGCCCACACTACCGTGCCCGGCTATGGGTCGATCCCGTATTACCCCAAGGACGAGCAGCAGCGCGAACGCGACCATATGCACAACTGGCACCTGGCGCAGGAGGTGCAGCCGGGTTCGCTGGAGCTCAACGACTACGACTTCCAGCGCCCCAGCGCCAGCATCGATGTGCGCTCGGCGATGCCGCGCCCGCACACCGCCGGTGACTACCCGCTGTACGACTATCCGGGCACCTACGTGCAAAGCGCCGACGGCGAACACTACGCGCGCACCCGCATCGAAGCCCTGCAAACCCTGCACGAACAGATCGAGTTCGCCGGCAATGCCCGCGGCCTGGGTTCGGGCCACCTGTTCAGCCTCACCGGTTTCAGCCGCCAGGATCAGAACCGCGAATACCTGATCGTCGGCTGTCGCTACTACATCGTGCAGGAAAGCCTGGAGAGCGGCGGCGGCGCGGGCGGCGCGCAGTTCGAAAGCAGCCTCACCTGCATCGACGCCCAGCAAAGCTTCCGCCCGCTGGCCAGCACCCACCGCCCCATCGTCAAAGGCCCGCAGACCGCCCTGGTGGTGGGCCCCAAAGGCGAAGAGATCTGGACCGACCAGTACGGCCGCGTGAAGGTGCACTTCTACTGGGACCGCCACGACCAGTCCAACGAGAACAGCTCCTGCTGGATTCGCGTGTCGCAATCCTGGGCCGGCAAGAACTGGGGGTCGATGCAGATTCCACGGATCGGCCAGGAAGTGATCGTCAGCTTCCTCGAAGGCGACCCGGACCGGCCGATCATCACCGGGCGGGTGTACAACGCCGAGCAGACCGTGCCTTACGACCTTCCGGAAAACGCCACCCAGAGCGGCATGAAAAGCCGCTCCAGCAAAGGCGGCACGCCGGCCAACTTCAATGAAATCCGCATGGAGGACAAGAAGGGGCTGGAGCAGTTGTATATCCATGCCGAGCGTAATCAGGACATCGTGGTGGAGGTGGATGAAAGCCATTCGGTGGGGCATGACCGTAATAAAAGCATTGGGCATAACGAGACGGTGACCATCGGCAATAACCGTCTGCGCATCGTCAAGCAGGAAGACATCCTCTCGGTGGGCCAGCGCAAGACCGACAGCATCAGCCAAAGCTACGTGATCGAAGTGGGCGAAAACCTGCGCCTGGTCTGCGGCAAAAGCATCCTGGAGCTGAACGCCAGCGGGCAGATCAACCTGACCGGTGTGCAGATCAGTATCTACGCCAGCGGTGATGCCGAGTTCAATACCGGCGGCGTGCTGCACCTGAACAACGGCGGCGGCGCGGGCGCCACGCCTGATGGCCAGGGCGTGAAAGCCAGCATCGATGCCAATATCAAAGCCGCGTTCCCCACGCCTAAAAGTTCCTGA
- a CDS encoding DcrB-related protein, with protein sequence MTYRINEFQFQLPAGELQDATINILKFPELGTSLIVSRSLLAEGETLHSNFNDQLQRLEKQVQDLRYQPGVDVRLGTNQEVEGIELRSQFNKGNDKVFQYQLALVIPGTRKMLALSYVKADALGDAEAAHWALIKNSLSFDAVS encoded by the coding sequence ATGACGTATCGAATCAATGAATTCCAGTTCCAGTTGCCTGCCGGCGAGCTGCAGGATGCGACGATCAACATCCTCAAGTTTCCCGAACTGGGCACCTCGCTGATCGTCAGCCGCAGCTTGCTCGCCGAAGGCGAAACCCTGCACAGCAACTTCAACGACCAACTCCAGCGCCTGGAAAAACAGGTACAGGACCTGCGTTATCAACCCGGCGTCGATGTGCGCCTGGGTACGAATCAAGAGGTGGAAGGCATTGAGCTGCGCAGCCAGTTCAACAAGGGTAATGACAAGGTGTTCCAGTATCAGTTGGCGTTGGTGATTCCGGGCACGCGCAAGATGCTTGCGTTGAGTTATGTGAAGGCGGATGCGCTGGGTGATGCCGAAGCGGCGCATTGGGCATTGATCAAGAATTCCCTGTCGTTCGACGCTGTTTCCTGA
- a CDS encoding RHS repeat-associated core domain-containing protein has product MSDPLWAARMGDALAHTSMMADILGGVLEVAANIAITAVATFAVVAATGITVATGGLGCILLGAVVGTIVGLLMSKSGADKGLTKLCDAFSNALFPPTVQANILTGSTNTLTNNIPAARAAGAISSHVAPAGTELKAPEPEPEASYLDMAESFFSQMWRPTVATPAPGAVPKPLDLVVCMKHPPMPPQFLAEGSDKVTINGQPAVRSGDRSTCDATVVSSGLISSDVTIGGGTVVVREIRSGKTPGVGLAVTALLMLKGGKGKFFSKLPCMLIGGATSMAVSSAMGALANAATGSSNPVHAATGAKVLGGDEELDFALPGILPIDWQRVYNSRDERTGSLFGTGWSVAYEVCVEVRPHPEGGETLVYTDEQGRPIDMGSIPLGGAVYSAGEGLAVRRHLNGQLLIESDNGLYRLFEPTPTNAALLRLVQLGDRNDNRIHVDYDQAGRLLRLRDTFDLVQVELIRDLDVLTRIERLYPDQRREVLVSYEYDVAGQLALVRDATGQVQRRFTYDAGRRMVEHQLPTGLRCFYEWALVEGLEWRVVRHWTDEGDTYQFDYDLQAGLTRITDGLQRVSTRLWNTQHQIIRYSDNLGQTWLFDWSDERQLLSATDPLGGRYEYSYDESGNLIGETDPLGRSDSTLWLEHWALPLVETDAAGNSWQYRYDQRGNCIAETDPLGYVTRYGYDTHGQVVEIIDATGKSKKLRWNPFGQLVEHIDCSGYPTRFSYDERGFLQAITDALGERTQFRYDAQGRLLSSQLPDGRTEQFQRDINGQLVGYTDPAGHTTLYQHNRRGQVSQRTDAHGRQVQFGYDSYGRLQALVNENGERYRFAWDAGDRLAEQQDLDGSAKRYDYDRLDNITTVTAIPAPFGNGLAIVPETPPAPIVHRLARDAVGRLIAKTTDEGRTDYSYDEVDQLTAVTFTDLQGNTQALGFSYDPLGQLLVEQSSAGSLQHHYDELGNLIQTQLPDGRWLNRLYYGSGHLHQINLDGQVISDFERDRLHREVLRTQGQLSTRSDYDRSGRLRSRQRRLASQPSLMPAVAQKQFEYDPADNLIGKLDQQPAAQHRQLLHYDATGRIIASQDSLHGQRETFAYDAAANLLDGPQAGAGLVVHNKLLTYQDKRYRYDAFGRMIEKRSAKRGVQRFAYDAESRLIEVRNDDGSVVRMTYDPLGRRVEKTELGSDGYPLGETRFTWDGLRLLQEHKHSQTSLYIYQDEGYEPLARVDGSGPLQKIRYYHNDLNGLPEQLTEADGHNVWRATYRVWGNTLEEVREPYYIEEQNLRFQGQYLDRETGLHFNTFRFYDPDVGRFTTPDPIGLQGGLNLYLYGENPFTSLDPLGWAPTPLNKPGFYVYGLYAPNAKTPYYIGHTEQIPSVREGQHARTTRLGNGELRVLKGQDGKMTYSQAKGYEQAYREKYKTKGKFPNNVIEPINKSRTDSRGKAHYKNYRAAAKALGIKPSKVKSCT; this is encoded by the coding sequence ATGTCTGACCCGTTATGGGCGGCCCGGATGGGCGATGCGCTGGCCCACACTTCGATGATGGCCGATATTCTCGGCGGCGTGCTGGAGGTGGCGGCGAATATCGCGATCACCGCCGTGGCGACGTTTGCCGTGGTCGCGGCTACCGGCATTACCGTCGCTACCGGCGGGTTGGGATGCATCCTGCTGGGCGCGGTGGTGGGCACGATAGTCGGCCTTCTCATGAGCAAGAGCGGGGCGGATAAAGGGCTGACCAAATTATGCGATGCCTTCAGCAATGCCCTGTTCCCCCCCACGGTGCAAGCAAACATTCTCACCGGCTCCACAAACACGCTCACCAACAACATTCCCGCCGCCCGCGCCGCCGGGGCGATCAGCTCCCACGTTGCACCAGCGGGTACCGAGCTGAAAGCCCCCGAGCCGGAACCCGAAGCCAGCTACCTGGACATGGCCGAAAGCTTCTTCTCGCAGATGTGGCGCCCGACCGTCGCCACACCTGCGCCCGGCGCCGTGCCCAAGCCACTGGACCTGGTCGTGTGCATGAAGCACCCGCCGATGCCGCCGCAGTTTCTGGCCGAGGGCTCGGACAAGGTCACGATCAACGGCCAGCCGGCGGTGCGCAGCGGAGATCGCAGCACGTGTGATGCGACCGTGGTGTCATCCGGGCTGATTTCCTCCGATGTGACCATCGGCGGCGGCACAGTGGTGGTGCGCGAGATTCGCAGCGGCAAGACGCCGGGGGTGGGGCTGGCGGTCACGGCGCTGCTGATGCTCAAGGGCGGCAAGGGCAAGTTCTTCAGCAAGCTGCCGTGCATGCTGATCGGCGGCGCCACCTCGATGGCCGTCAGCAGTGCGATGGGCGCGCTGGCCAATGCGGCAACGGGCTCGTCGAACCCGGTGCATGCCGCGACTGGCGCCAAAGTGCTGGGCGGCGATGAAGAGCTGGATTTCGCACTGCCCGGCATCTTGCCGATTGACTGGCAACGCGTCTACAACAGCCGTGACGAGCGTACCGGTAGCCTGTTCGGCACGGGCTGGAGCGTGGCGTATGAAGTGTGCGTCGAAGTGCGTCCTCACCCCGAAGGCGGCGAAACGCTGGTGTACACCGACGAGCAGGGGCGCCCTATCGACATGGGTTCCATCCCGCTGGGTGGTGCGGTGTACAGCGCCGGTGAAGGCCTTGCCGTACGGCGACACCTCAACGGGCAGTTGTTGATCGAAAGTGATAACGGCCTGTACCGCTTGTTCGAACCCACGCCGACCAATGCTGCGCTGCTGCGCCTGGTTCAGCTGGGTGATCGCAACGACAACCGTATTCATGTCGACTATGACCAGGCCGGACGCCTGCTGCGGCTGCGCGATACGTTTGACCTGGTGCAGGTTGAGCTGATCCGCGACCTCGATGTCTTGACCCGGATCGAACGCCTGTACCCCGATCAACGCCGCGAAGTGCTGGTCAGCTATGAGTATGACGTGGCCGGTCAGTTGGCTCTGGTTCGCGATGCCACCGGGCAGGTTCAACGGCGCTTCACCTACGATGCCGGACGCCGGATGGTGGAGCATCAGTTACCCACTGGATTGCGCTGTTTCTATGAGTGGGCTCTGGTAGAGGGCCTGGAATGGCGAGTCGTCCGCCACTGGACCGACGAGGGCGACACGTATCAGTTCGACTATGACCTGCAGGCCGGCCTCACCCGCATCACCGACGGTTTGCAGCGCGTCAGTACCCGCCTGTGGAACACCCAGCACCAAATCATTCGCTACAGCGACAACCTCGGCCAGACCTGGCTTTTCGACTGGAGCGACGAACGCCAATTGCTCAGCGCCACCGACCCGTTGGGAGGCCGCTACGAATACAGCTACGACGAGTCCGGCAACCTTATCGGTGAAACCGACCCACTGGGCCGCAGCGACTCGACGTTGTGGCTGGAGCATTGGGCGCTACCGCTGGTGGAAACCGACGCCGCCGGCAACAGCTGGCAGTACCGCTACGACCAACGCGGCAACTGCATCGCCGAAACCGATCCGCTGGGCTACGTCACCCGTTATGGCTATGACACCCACGGGCAGGTCGTGGAAATCATCGACGCTACCGGCAAGAGCAAAAAGCTGCGCTGGAACCCGTTCGGGCAATTGGTTGAGCATATCGACTGCTCAGGTTATCCAACACGGTTCAGCTACGACGAACGCGGCTTTTTGCAGGCCATCACCGACGCCCTCGGCGAGCGCACTCAATTTCGCTATGACGCCCAGGGCCGTTTGCTCAGCAGCCAGTTGCCGGATGGTCGTACCGAACAGTTCCAACGCGACATCAACGGCCAACTGGTGGGCTACACCGACCCCGCCGGGCACACCACGCTCTACCAGCACAACCGGCGTGGCCAGGTCAGCCAGCGCACCGACGCCCATGGCCGACAGGTGCAGTTTGGCTATGACAGCTACGGGCGCCTGCAAGCGCTGGTCAACGAGAACGGCGAACGTTATCGGTTTGCCTGGGATGCCGGGGATCGGTTGGCTGAGCAGCAAGACCTCGATGGCAGTGCCAAACGCTACGATTACGACCGGCTGGACAACATCACCACCGTGACCGCCATCCCGGCACCGTTTGGCAATGGACTGGCGATTGTTCCCGAAACACCGCCCGCGCCCATCGTGCATAGGCTGGCGCGCGATGCGGTCGGCCGACTCATTGCTAAAACCACCGACGAGGGTCGTACCGACTACAGCTACGATGAAGTGGATCAGCTGACGGCCGTCACCTTCACCGACCTGCAAGGCAATACCCAAGCCTTGGGGTTCAGTTACGATCCGCTCGGTCAGTTGCTTGTCGAACAGAGCTCGGCGGGTAGCCTGCAACACCACTACGACGAACTCGGCAACCTGATCCAGACCCAACTGCCGGACGGCCGTTGGCTCAACCGCCTGTACTACGGCAGCGGCCACCTGCACCAGATCAACCTTGATGGCCAAGTGATCAGCGACTTCGAACGCGACCGCCTGCATCGCGAAGTCCTGCGCACCCAAGGCCAACTCAGCACCCGCAGCGATTACGACCGCAGCGGCCGACTGCGCTCACGCCAGCGCCGCCTGGCAAGTCAGCCCTCGTTGATGCCAGCCGTCGCGCAAAAGCAGTTCGAGTACGACCCCGCCGACAACCTGATCGGCAAACTCGACCAACAGCCCGCCGCACAGCACCGCCAGCTGCTGCATTACGACGCCACCGGCCGCATCATCGCCAGCCAGGACAGCCTGCATGGCCAGCGCGAAACCTTCGCCTACGACGCTGCCGCCAACTTGCTCGACGGGCCGCAGGCCGGTGCCGGGTTGGTGGTGCACAACAAGCTGCTGACGTATCAGGACAAGCGTTATCGGTACGACGCGTTTGGGCGGATGATTGAAAAACGCAGCGCTAAACGGGGTGTGCAGCGGTTTGCGTATGACGCTGAAAGCCGACTGATTGAAGTGCGTAATGACGATGGCAGCGTGGTCAGGATGACTTATGACCCGCTGGGGCGCAGGGTTGAGAAAACCGAGCTTGGCAGCGATGGTTATCCGCTGGGGGAAACACGGTTTACCTGGGATGGCTTGCGGTTATTGCAGGAGCATAAGCACAGTCAGACGAGTCTTTATATTTATCAGGACGAAGGCTACGAGCCCCTAGCCCGCGTCGACGGAAGCGGGCCGCTGCAGAAAATTCGTTACTACCACAATGATCTGAATGGGCTGCCGGAACAGTTGACCGAAGCAGACGGACACAACGTCTGGCGGGCGACCTATCGGGTGTGGGGTAATACGCTGGAAGAGGTGCGCGAGCCTTATTACATTGAAGAGCAGAATTTGCGGTTCCAGGGGCAGTACCTGGACCGGGAGACGGGGCTGCATTTCAATACGTTCAGGTTTTATGATCCGGATGTGGGGCGGTTTACGACGCCGGATCCGATTGGCCTCCAAGGTGGCTTGAACCTCTACCTGTATGGGGAAAATCCATTCACTAGCCTGGATCCATTGGGCTGGGCGCCTACTCCCCTGAACAAGCCAGGATTTTATGTATATGGACTCTACGCACCCAATGCCAAAACCCCATACTACATTGGCCATACGGAGCAGATTCCCTCAGTACGTGAAGGTCAGCATGCCAGGACTACCCGTTTGGGAAATGGGGAGTTGAGAGTGTTGAAGGGCCAGGACGGAAAGATGACTTACTCTCAGGCCAAAGGCTATGAACAGGCCTATCGGGAAAAATACAAGACCAAGGGAAAATTTCCAAACAACGTCATCGAACCGATCAATAAGAGCCGCACCGACTCACGGGGTAAGGCTCATTATAAAAATTACCGGGCTGCGGCCAAGGCGCTGGGCATTAAACCAAGCAAGGTTAAATCCTGTACATAG
- a CDS encoding Imm26 family immunity protein, producing MKTLTAPKPGDLFYIPAVNASDEPGFVIARYIELIPPALGHLIEVFAKFYTQIPASITDIDTSKRLFRPIFCSMRFSGIPRWKILFSDPNYQKATSRYDEIQFAFDSEIWTGGVSKPASERQLVNIEPSICWRMEHIIFRVIAHLRGALAENEPMDYERLPPDLRVDSTVASERVNKAIISAQALFNAH from the coding sequence ATGAAAACACTTACAGCACCCAAGCCAGGCGATCTTTTTTATATCCCGGCCGTCAATGCTTCAGATGAACCAGGGTTTGTGATCGCTCGTTACATCGAACTCATTCCTCCGGCGCTTGGGCATTTAATCGAGGTTTTTGCGAAATTCTATACACAAATACCCGCATCGATTACCGACATAGACACTTCAAAACGCCTATTCCGCCCAATTTTTTGCAGCATGCGCTTTTCAGGCATTCCTCGCTGGAAGATTCTTTTCAGCGATCCAAATTACCAAAAAGCGACCTCCAGATATGACGAGATTCAATTTGCGTTTGATTCTGAAATTTGGACGGGAGGGGTCAGCAAGCCCGCGAGCGAACGGCAGTTAGTCAACATCGAACCATCCATTTGCTGGCGTATGGAACACATCATTTTCAGGGTGATTGCCCATCTTCGTGGCGCGCTGGCAGAGAATGAGCCGATGGATTATGAGCGCTTGCCTCCCGATTTGCGCGTAGACAGCACCGTTGCATCGGAACGAGTAAACAAGGCCATCATCAGCGCACAGGCCTTATTCAACGCCCACTAA
- a CDS encoding HU family DNA-binding protein yields the protein MRKPDLAAAIAEKADLTKEQANRVLNAVLEEITGALHRKDSVTLVGFGTFLQRHRGARTGKNPQTGEPVKIKASNTVAFKPGKSLKDSVNP from the coding sequence ATGCGTAAACCAGATCTCGCCGCCGCCATCGCTGAAAAAGCCGATCTCACCAAAGAACAGGCCAACCGCGTTCTCAACGCCGTTCTCGAAGAAATCACCGGCGCCCTGCACCGCAAGGACAGCGTCACCCTGGTCGGTTTCGGCACTTTCCTGCAACGCCACCGCGGCGCCCGCACCGGCAAAAACCCGCAAACCGGCGAGCCTGTGAAGATCAAGGCGAGCAACACCGTAGCGTTCAAACCGGGCAAGTCGCTCAAAGACAGCGTCAACCCGTAA